One Cucumis sativus cultivar 9930 chromosome 1, Cucumber_9930_V3, whole genome shotgun sequence DNA segment encodes these proteins:
- the LOC101218907 gene encoding nicotianamine synthase: MVCEEETLIQKVCELYDEISSLESLKPCNNVDTLFTKLVVTCMSPTSPHFHINSLSKPLQQMRSNLIRLCGQAESLLEFHFSDLLAKFDSPIDHLHVFPYFSNYIKLSLLEFSILHRHGPRALPSAVAFVGSGPLPLTSVVLATRHLTSTVFHNYDLDPVANSKASNLVSRDPDLKTRMVFHTCDIMKVTEELKQYEVVFLAALVGMEKEEKLKVIKHLSEYMSEGAYLMVRSAHGGRAFLYPVVEDSDLLGFEVLSVFHPTDEVINSVIIARKTMKFDNDNDSDDNNNNDNGCCLFVNSDENENVKISSGVVHNNKCSEIQNGFNNHGGKIEEFAMEAAE; encoded by the exons AtggtttgtgaagaagaaactcTAATCCAAAAggtttgtgaattatatgaTGAAATCTCAAGCCTTGAAAGCCTCAAACCTTGTAACAATGTCGACACCCTTTTCACTAAGTTGGTGGTCACGTGCATGTCACCCACCTCCCCTCATTTCCATATCAATTCACTCTCAAAACCACTTCAACAAATGAGATCAAATCTCATTCGTCTCTGTGGTCAAGCTGAGTCTCTTTTGGAGTTTCATTTTTCTGATTTATTGGCCAAATTTGATTCCCCTATCGATCATCTTCATGTCTTCCCTTACTTCTCTAATTACATTAAACTTAGCCTCCTTGAATTCTCTATTCTCCACCGCCATGGCCCCCGTGCGCTTCCTTCCGCCGTTGCGTTCGTTGGCTCTGGCCCTCTTCCTCTTACCTCCGTCGTCCTTGCCACTCGCCACCTCACCTCCACCGTCTTCCACAACTACGACCTCGACCCGGTTGCTAATTCCAAG GCGTCAAATTTGGTGTCGCGTGACCCGGACCTGAAGACGAGGATGGTGTTTCATACGTGCGACATCATGAAAGTGACAGAGGAGCTAAAACAGTACGAAGTTGTGTTTTTGGCAGCTCTTGTTGGAATGGAGAAGGAGGAAAAACTAAAGGTGATCAAGCATTTGTCAGAGTACATGTCAGAAGGAGCTTATTTGATGGTAAGAAGTGCTCATGGAGGAAGAGCTTTTTTATATCCTGTGGTTGAAGATTCTGATTTGTTAGGGTTTGAGGTTCTATCTGTGTTTCATCCCACTGATGAAGTTATCAACTCAGTAATAATTgcaagaaaaacaatgaaattcgATAACGACAACGACAGTGACGACAACAACAACAACGACAACGgttgttgtttgtttgttaattcAGATGAAAATGAGAATGTGAAGATTAGTAGTGGTGTTGTTCATAATAACAAATGTTCTGAGATTCAAAACGGCTTCAATAATCATGGAGGTAAGATTGAGGAATTTGCAATGGAAGCAgctgaataa